In a genomic window of Candidatus Acidiferrales bacterium:
- a CDS encoding M55 family metallopeptidase, which produces MEWARSDSWQAAPTGDRTIPLSDFKPYRLSSPIKLQIAFKSSAHAELLAMLPGVERTDGHTIVFTARDMVEAAKFLTVVMDYGSYQ; this is translated from the coding sequence GTGGAGTGGGCGCGAAGCGATTCCTGGCAAGCTGCTCCTACCGGTGATCGAACCATTCCCCTGAGCGACTTCAAACCTTATCGCTTGAGCTCACCGATCAAACTGCAAATCGCGTTTAAATCTTCCGCCCACGCGGAACTTCTTGCCATGCTCCCCGGAGTGGAGCGCACCGATGGCCACACGATTGTTTTCACGGCGCGCGACATGGTCGAGGCGGCAAAATTCCTCACTGTGGTGATGGACTACGGATCGTATCAGTAG